From a region of the Pseudomonas fulva 12-X genome:
- the era gene encoding GTPase Era: MTDSPVTRCGYVAIVGRPNVGKSTLLNHILGQKLAITSRKPQTTRHNMLGIKTEGDVQAIYVDTPGLHKNNDKAINRYMNKNASSALKDVDVVIFVVDRTRWTDEDQMVLERVQYVEGPVILAVNKTDRLEDKADLMPHLQWLAQQLPNAEIVPVSAQQGHNLDALEKLVGERLPEGVHFFPEDQITDRSGRFFAAELVREKIMRQLGAELPYQITVEIEEFKREGRIMHIHALILVERDGQKKIIIGEKGERLKRIGQEARKDMESMFDTKVMLNLWVKVKSGWSDDERALRSLGYDDI; this comes from the coding sequence ATGACTGATTCGCCCGTAACGCGCTGTGGCTATGTCGCCATCGTTGGCCGGCCCAACGTGGGCAAATCGACGCTGCTCAACCACATTCTCGGTCAGAAGCTGGCGATCACCTCGCGCAAGCCACAGACTACTCGCCACAACATGCTCGGCATCAAGACCGAGGGTGACGTGCAGGCGATCTATGTCGACACGCCCGGCCTGCACAAGAACAACGACAAGGCGATCAACCGCTACATGAACAAGAACGCCTCGTCGGCCCTCAAGGATGTCGACGTGGTGATCTTCGTGGTCGATCGCACCCGCTGGACCGATGAGGACCAGATGGTCCTCGAGCGCGTCCAGTACGTCGAAGGCCCGGTGATCCTGGCGGTCAACAAGACCGATCGCCTGGAAGACAAGGCGGACCTGATGCCGCACCTGCAGTGGCTGGCGCAGCAACTGCCCAATGCCGAGATCGTGCCGGTGTCGGCGCAGCAGGGGCACAACCTCGATGCCCTGGAAAAACTCGTGGGCGAGCGCCTGCCCGAGGGTGTGCATTTCTTCCCTGAAGACCAGATCACCGACCGCTCCGGGCGCTTCTTCGCCGCCGAGCTGGTACGCGAGAAGATCATGCGTCAGCTCGGTGCCGAGCTGCCGTACCAGATCACCGTGGAGATTGAGGAGTTCAAGCGCGAAGGGCGGATCATGCATATCCATGCGCTGATCCTGGTCGAACGCGATGGCCAGAAGAAGATCATCATCGGCGAGAAGGGCGAGCGTCTCAAACGCATTGGCCAGGAAGCTCGCAAGGACATGGAGTCGATGTTCGACACCAAGGTCATGCTCAACCTGTGGGTCAAGGTGAAGAGCGGCTGGTCCGACGACGAACGCGCCCTGCGTTCGCTCGGTTACGACGATATCTGA
- the rnc gene encoding ribonuclease III — MSVSLTRLERQLGHSFKDQDLMILALTHRSFAGRNNERLEFLGDAILNFVAGEALYERFPQAREGQLSRLRARLVKGETLAVLARGFDLGEYLRLGSGELKSGGFRRDSILADALEALIGAIYLDAGMDVARERVLAWLTNELDGLTLVDTNKDPKTRLQEFLQSRACELPRYEVVDIQGEPHCRTFVVECQVNLLNDKTLGQGASRRIAEQVAATAALIALGVENGND, encoded by the coding sequence GTGAGTGTTTCGTTGACCCGCCTCGAGCGCCAGCTTGGGCATAGCTTCAAGGACCAGGATCTGATGATCCTGGCCCTGACCCATCGCAGTTTTGCCGGACGCAACAATGAGCGCCTGGAGTTCCTCGGTGATGCCATCCTCAATTTCGTCGCTGGCGAGGCGCTCTACGAGCGCTTCCCCCAAGCTCGCGAAGGCCAGCTGTCGAGGCTGCGCGCGCGGCTGGTGAAGGGCGAGACCCTTGCCGTGCTGGCGCGCGGTTTCGATCTTGGCGAATACCTGCGCCTGGGCTCCGGTGAGCTGAAGAGCGGTGGTTTTCGCCGCGACTCGATCCTGGCCGACGCCCTGGAAGCCCTGATCGGCGCCATCTACCTGGATGCCGGCATGGACGTCGCCCGCGAGCGCGTGCTGGCCTGGCTGACCAACGAGCTGGACGGCCTGACCCTGGTCGACACCAACAAGGATCCCAAGACCCGCTTGCAGGAGTTTCTGCAGTCGCGCGCCTGTGAGCTGCCGCGTTACGAGGTGGTCGACATTCAGGGCGAACCCCATTGCCGGACATTCGTGGTCGAATGTCAGGTCAATCTACTCAATGACAAAACCCTGGGCCAAGGCGCCAGCCGCCGGATCGCCGAACAGGTCGCGGCCACTGCCGCGCTGATCGCCCTGGGTGTGGAGAACGGCAATGACTGA
- a CDS encoding DUF4845 domain-containing protein — translation MKFARSQQGLSIVSWLVVLAVVAFLASTAFKVVPHYLDYMSMEKIITSVETDRLQEVRTVGDFYSHVSRGMTVNSIRDLNMQDALKVTQDGNEFLAHLKYEKREHLIENIDLVVNFDKEFRVRMP, via the coding sequence ATGAAATTCGCACGCTCGCAGCAGGGCTTGTCGATCGTCAGCTGGTTGGTTGTACTGGCTGTTGTGGCGTTTCTGGCCAGTACGGCGTTCAAGGTGGTGCCGCATTACCTCGACTACATGTCGATGGAAAAGATCATCACCTCGGTGGAAACCGACCGCCTGCAGGAAGTCCGGACGGTGGGCGATTTCTACAGCCACGTCAGCCGTGGCATGACGGTCAACAGCATCCGCGACCTGAACATGCAGGACGCGCTGAAGGTGACCCAGGATGGCAACGAGTTTCTGGCCCATCTCAAGTATGAAAAACGTGAGCATCTGATCGAGAACATCGATCTGGTGGTTAATTTCGATAAAGAATTTCGTGTGCGTATGCCGTGA